The genomic window GTATGTAATAGTAACTCTACCAGGGACGTAGCCATGATTTCTTGAAGAGGGGTTCCAACaacagtattgagttaccagaagcaggggtatgggggcacagcccccagccgctgagagactttccatattttaataaatcaaaactcagcaaattactatattttatgcaaaaaagctggagtacattaattataatgcatataagtgcccctggggtAGAGCTCAAGTAATACTAGGTAAAGCTATAATACCACGTGcatggaaacagacagcataacgcATAACTATAAGcttagagacacatatagatAATTTCCCCACTAAAGTATAGGATTGGAACCAAGAACCAACTGATACAAatagaatgacttacaatcaaaacattataactacaaacatgcatagcatggattccGGCATTCTGCATGCCCAAGTgatggagttctatatcttttaACCaaagtataaggtcatgctcagttttgcatttaacaGAATGTCTTAGAAACTCCACAAATGAAGCCTTTTAACATGGATATTACAGTTAGAgtaaaggtgactgttctattagagtatttacctgactgctctattagagtatatcgatcttttcaaAACGTTTCCAAGAGGGCCCAGTAAATCCTTCCattgcaagctttatcaattgttgtgctgtgccatacactattactcactcattttgatGCATTGCATGTACTAAATGGTGCGGAGTCCTGCTGTAAACCCAGAAGCCTGAGTCAGAATTTTTTACAGGGAACCCCCCAGAGCCCCCCCTCCCTACACCCCTGTCTACCTTAATCTAAAGATGTTCTTTTTCTTCACATAATCGGTGGCTAGTTCACATTGTCCTTGAGTGATGGATAGAGCTGCTGGAAATTCCTGATGGTAGAAAACAGGATTAAGGTAGGTAAACACCCAACACCTCATTGTAGCAATAAAACAGAGATTCCAATTTTATTCATGGAATAGTAGTTGCCTGCCCCCTTACTATTATAATTACACTCAAACTCATGACAACATTAGGTGTCAACTGATAATGCATGTTATACTGTAATGTCTATGTAAacaattcaaacccacaatcaattcttcAATACTGGGCTATATAAGTCATAGCATTTGTAAAAGGTACTCGACTATCATAGGTGATCAGTAAACCTCACATAGTAGGTAAAAACTGAATTTTTGGCAAAAGTCTAACAAAAAAGGCTTTTGAATTGTagttattagtgtatattgtactttacgtgggaggatcaaagcccGTGTagtgtattgtccatacagtacttattagctgcataactgtactgtatgagtcatacagaacagttatgcagctaattggacaaatacagtacagttatgtggagaatttatttacggaatgttacgaaaacaacacactgtaaatcactaaaaccagccaaactaatcctatcagTACATTCtacggctagaaatagattgtataaacacttactgattgtctgatcatgaagctatttaaacacgactccaatAAGACAGCGCGATTGATCacgtgtgtgacattgtaaatcactacaactagccaaactaatcctactagttcattctacaactagaaatagattatataaacacttcCTGATATCTTGATCACCAAAAattgcagcggtttgagtattagagaaaattgctccaagctggacaaccaggaagtacaataccCCTGTATAACAGTAAAGCACTGCCTatacttgtgtgtatgaaaaatacagcactcggggggtgtcttgaggcaaataaagcactcagcttcacctcatgctgtattagcctctcgacatgTCTCCTCATACTGTACtttccatacacacatgcagcagtgctttaactataacatacagcACTTGTAAATAATTAAATTAGTACTGTACAGTGAGGGATAAGTTAACTATGGAAGTAACAGTGCTACAACCATTGTAAACCAATTTGCAAATAATTTGCAACAATAATAGTGATGACAGCCTTTAATATTACGGTTTCAATTTGTGTCGTAGTGTAGCTGTATGATGCAATATCGTGACTCTACCTTAATCTAAAAGATGTTCTTTTTCTTCACATAACCAGTGGCTAGCTCACATTGTCCTTGAGTTAGACAGAGTAATGGAGCTGCTGGTAATTCCTGATGGTATAATAGAACACAGGAGTAATACACAGGTAGATAAACTCATTGTggcaaaaacaaaacaaaaaaaaacaagtttgACTGGTGTGCTATGGCCAAAAATGATGGTTTCAAAAATTGGATGACAATTTGTCTGCCCCCTAATATTTGCATATTATAATTACAACATTATCAGGCTACGTAGGTGTCAATTAATAATGCTACTAATGTCTAtgtaattcaaacccacaatctatTGGTCTATATAAGTCAACaccatttgtgacccagtctgcgaaAATGGGTCTTATAACCTTTTCAAttacatgtacttggcaacctgtaacttgacttgtcaatgtggtatcaccctgaaatttagtccccttatacccctaacatatcACTATGACTTGGTGCTATATGAAGGggataggttgaaaacatgaggagttatgattagtcaaacttgacaatttggaaaggctataagacccagACCGGATCATATTTGTGAAAATACAGGATTATCACAAGTTATCAGTAAACCTCGCATAGTAGAATTTTTGGCAAAAGTCTAATAAAAAGGGCTTTTGAATTGTAATAGTGCATACAGCACTTGTAAACAATTATGTTTGTACTATACACGCAGTGAGGGATAAGTTGACTACGTAAGTATAATCTATAAATTAATGACGATAATAGTGGAATCAAATCACTGAATGTTACCTATCTAGATATGGGCTATCTTGGCTTCTTCCAAAACAGTATTTATTGCAATGGTTAAACAAACATAAACTACACATGtggacacatgtacacacatacacacacatgtatgcatgcacgcacgcacacgctaTACAAAGCAGCATCCTGTTTTGAAACAGTGGTCACTTTCAATTTCAGAGTCATTATGTAGCTAAGGGTAATTTTATGTGAATGCATTCAAACCACAGGTATCTCAAAAATGATAACTACATATTCATccacatcataaacaaacaaCCATGAACATAGTCCAGCAGTCTCACATGTAAAGCAATAATGTATCACATACCAGTAAACCGATTAAATCAGTCCCCACTATTATCAACACTTACAGATGGTTCAGTTTCTTCCACATCTTGTCCAGTAAAGCCTATCGGTGGTGGAGGTGATAATGGTAGATCAGGAGGTGTGTTACCATCACCACTGAGCTGCTGAGTAAGGGGTGGTCCTAATATAGAGTGCAGTGAAATAATGATACTTGTAAACATTGACCATACCTCTACTCAAGTGCTCAGTTGAAACATGTGATCCTCCAGCTGCATAAGAAATAAGAGAGATGATTTGGAAACataacatgtatatatattatatgatggatgtataccacaagtccAAAACATGCGTACAAGTTTTCCATAAGCATGGTAACATAAATAAATTGCATGTTAGTAGGGTGTGATAAATGGCAACGATGGTGACAGCTTAACTCCACaatacataatatgtatgtagtgttgcAGTATGCAACATAGACTCACGTTTCTGTATGGCAGTGTTGATGTGGTTGATCCATGATATACAATCTGCTTCATCTCTGGCAGTGAACAAGTACGTACTCAGCTCCATTGAATAGCTAAAATGTGTACACAAGAATTAGAGAGTTGAAGTAAGAAAATATTGCAGTACGGTACACACAGTAAATGTTATCAAAAATCTATGCTAGTGACACTACACACATCATGTGGACCTCAATCTGAGGGTGTTCTTTTTCTTCACATAATCAGTGGCTAGTTCACATTGTCCTTGAGATAGACTGAGCTGCTGATAATTCCTGATGAGGACATTACaaaacacatacatatgtacaaaaatAATTGCATCTGGCTGAGCGAAAACTGGTTGGTTTTGCACATTCTGCAAGTTCCATTTTACTGCTTCTCTGCTATATATACagagtaacaaaggagtggacagccaaagttttatCCTATTGTGATGAATAATCTTGGAGTTACAGTAccagacagttggaacaggagtgaattgatttgtacagcaacaatatggcaaaaaAATTACATGCGCTTAATTAATCAAATATaaaaacaagctatgaagatggAACATGACTgaatctgttcaccatgaactggcaaattcATCAAGTCATAGTATTTCCTCCATATGCACAAAGAAGGCCATTTCAGCATTGGAATGCGGACAGTGAATTTTATTTCTACCAAATTGTAAATAAGTACCATAATGTCTAgagtaccttttggcatacaaacactaaacaaagattttcttatttaccatgaacaggcaaatccaatGGAGTATAAGCTTTATTGATTCGATACTGCGTACCGAAGCGATTAACACATGAGTAAAATTTTTTAAGCGGCGCTTGTACATGTTTCAATACATTTCTACAGCAAAATAGATTTGCCAAATCAGCCAGTGTTTGCTTTAACTGGACACAATTAAGAACTTTACACACCTGTTGATAATCCTTCCTGTCTTTTGTAGAAATAAAGACAATACAGCATAGTACTGTCTCCATGATCATGATTTCATCACAGCCTGTATAACAGCATTAAAATAACTGTATGCTTTATAGGTATATAACTATTTTACACTCTTAGTATATAATACGTACCAAATAATGCTGATAACTTCATGATACAAATGAACTGATATGTTTTGTAAACAAACACGAAACTTAGAAGTTGATATGGCCACATTAAATTGTGTATATTGTATTACAAAGCACACCTTCCTTCCTCCTTCATCAAGGTCTACAAAATGCACTAAAAATGCATTACAGTAGTTTAGTGCTTGCGCAGATACAAATAGTGTCAAGGTATGTCAGTTTAGTAGTTGTATATAAGGCTTTGTCAGTAAATACATGCACTAGGGATGGCCATGCATTGCTATGTTGATAAAATATAGTAGCTTTGTGTGGCATGCTGATGTCAATATAACTCTGTGATCGCTTAGGAATTTAAGAGCAAATAGTCAACAACTGTTGCCGAACAGAGAGTAATCTTTCTGATAACTGGTTACTATGGTGATTACGTACCATACAGTTTGTGGTTAACTTGTAACAGTGCACACAATAGTGCTACAACAATTGTACACCAATTTGCAGGTGATTTGCAACAATGACAGCCAACTGATTTGTATGTGCTAGTGCAGTATTGTGTCCTTGTATGTATGCAATAGTGACCTTAATATGAGGGTGTTCTTTTGTCACATAATCTGTGGTTAACTCACACTACACTTGAGTGAGACTTTGGAGGTTCTGGTAATTCCGTATGGTAGAACACAggattaatattataattatacaaggTATAGATAACACTCGACCCCTCACTGTAgtaataaaacagaaattgaCCAATGTACCAAAAAGAGTGATGCTCCAAAATGTGGTCACAATCTTAATCATGGAAGTGTAGTTGCCTATCTCCTTaatatatgcatatataatatttttaatgctaaaaatttgccaaagttATCAAGCTAGTGGTATTACATGTTTTGCTATTATGTCCATGAAAacaattcaaacccacaattaattcTTCAATACTGGTCTATATAAGTCACAACAGATGTAAAAGATACAAGATTAGAATATCAAACTTATCAACTAAAAAGCCTGATTAAAGGCAATTTTTGGAAAAAAGTCTAATAATAGGCTTTTGAATTGTTAACAAAAAATTCAATTATACATGCGTACAACAcctgtaaataattatttcattactACTGTACAGTATCTTATCTAAGGGCCAAGTTGATTATGTAAGTACAATTACATCCTACATTGCAATAGCTCGTGGTATCAGTTCACCTAACAAATTCAGTAACCAGAATTAACTGCAGTGGACAACTTTCCTGCTGTCTCAATAATCACATACATTTTAACTATTTTCTCAGCTATTATATGTAGCATAATGTTCCTCACCATATTGACTGTAATATCGATTCTTAGTTAATGAATAATAATGGAAACTGTACTTTCTCTGCATGCTGCTATCCACAATATTCACCCAGCACAATCACTGATGATGTAGTGTTCTGTATGCAGCCCATATGTGAATCTTACAGTCTCACTTGTAGCAATAAGCTATAGACTACATATTAGAACACAAGACTTATAGTACATGGTTAAAATGCACAATAGCAAAGTTATACGTAAGTATATACGTTCACAAAATATACGTGTGTAATGACTACGTTACAAATCACTGTCTGCCTCTTTGAAATAGTTTAAATCGTCCTTTCTTCTTCTCCTTTTCTTTACCAAAATGTGTCATGGAGTGATCACTGGTCAGTTCTGGAGGTTGACTGGATGGTAGTTCAGGTGGAGGGGGTTCTTTAGGTAGTGCTAGAGTAGCTGGTGGCTCATCAGACTAAACATCAGGATAATAAACATgttactaataatattatattgttgtCTACCTGATCTACTGACTCCTGGTGGTCTCCACTAACATTCATTGACTTCTAGAAAACAATTTCAAGAGAGTATTTATTGCAGCAATGACACAAGTACAAACCTACATATAAGGACACatgtacacacgtacacacaagCACTGCACACATGCGCATGCATGACACTGCACACAAGCAACATCCTGTTTTGAAAGAGTGGTCACTTTCAATTTCAGGTACTATAGATGTGGTTATCTATTAACTAAGAGTAATTTTAAGTATCTCAAAAATGATAACTATTCACCCACAGCACAGACAAATGTGAAAACCTTACACAatcacacaagcctaaatttacagtatgaaGCATTGAATGCAATGGGTGTAATGCTTGCATactattgaaaaaattccgtaaattttttgaaccCCTCtgtcttagtgaaggaagggactaacaataaaaacctggatatcatgttatttgcctgctcaagaggagttgaaAAATCTGTTTTGTTGTAGTAGACCCAAGGACCCAtgttatgagtgtttgtttacgtcacgtcgaagcgatcgtatgtgatcaatttttcttcatgaacttcgcctgtatgcagtgaagaaaggcgaGTAAAGGACAAAAtcacccagtaattgattcctctattcatggcgaacacgatgctGAAAAGTCCAGCTCTGTACCTCAAtccattggtaagttacaaccatttgtGTAAGCACTTGTAATTAATTTTCCCtacacttgctgtacaaatttaTTATTCTGTTGtcgctactttgtagggctgtacctcccaaagttattggcatatgaggctgaaactttgccagagggtacacttggctaggtagattataaatatttaataaacaggaattagaaaaaatgcacgattgtgttgggttttcgtggatctggtcacaaataaccATGAACATAGTCCAGCAGCCTCATATGTGAAGCTAACATATGTATCACACAATCTATTGCACAGGTAACAACACTTACAGATGGTTCAGTTTCTACCACATCTTGTCCAGTAAAGCCTATCGGTGGTGGAGGTGATAATGGTAGATCAGGGGGTGTGTCTCCACCACCACTAAGCTTCTGAGTAAGGGGTGGTCCTAATAAAAAGTGAAGTGAAATATAATTACTTGTAACTAAGGACCATACCTCTACTAAAGTGGTCAGTTGGCATATGTGATCCTCCAGCTGTATAAGATATAAGAGACACAATACAATACTTTGCTGCTACAAGCTTGTCAATAAGCATGGTAATATATGATGAATAAAGTGATGGTGACAAACACAGTATATACAACAGATTTTCATGTCACTTGGAATACATAACTCCATCATATCTACATTATGATGTGTTGCGTGTACCATAGACTCACGTTTCTGTATGGCAGTGTTGATGTGGTTGATCCATGATATACAATCTGCTTCATCTCTGGCAGTGAACAAGTACTCAGCTCCATTGAAAAGCCTAAAATGTGTACACAAGAAACATCAACCAAAAAAGAATCGTCTTATCCACTACACATAGTACAATGACATGACTTTGCAAAAATGTCTACATGATAGTAACATGTGTTCACCTTAGCCGAAGGGTGTTCTTTTTCTTCACATAATCAGTGGCTAGCTCACATTGTCCTTGAGTTAGACTGAGTGATGGAGCTGCTGGTAATTCCTGATGACAAATTACATGATAATAGGTACACGAAATTTGTATATGAAAACTGTTATAGAAATGGAGAATAACTTGTACACACCTGTTGGTAATCTTTCCTGTCTTTGTAGAAATAAAGTTGTTGACCAGACAATACAGCATAGTACTGTCTCCATGATCTCATTGCAGCCTGTATGGTAAAACATAACACTTGTAGATTTTATTCTATTTTGTTATAATACAGTACggcagtagtactgtatagtagggattgtGGACATTCTTTCCCaagaatatcacccaaaaaccagcctaactTCATGGTGATCATACCTTCATGGTGAACAACCCCATCTTCGTACCTATCTTCAATCTaagttacaagtacacaaaaaaattggaagttTCAactactagagtagggaccatagcacatcgataaaaaatactgaaacaaactggagtagtgcatgataataaatcacaataaaatgataagaagtgttatatccctactgtgcatttccattatggtatcttgagcacggtagggatatgacactttttattgctttactgtgatttaatattgtgcactactccaacttgtttcagtactttttatcggtgtgctatggtccctactctagttgaaaattccaaatttttcatgtacttgttcgtaaacattttttgtgaataattattatacagtgtatatgactggtgaacccatgcgtACCGCgtctgaaatggtgctgtgcgccccagctatatcaattattgtctgaaaagtgaagtatttaCTATG from Dysidea avara chromosome 2, odDysAvar1.4, whole genome shotgun sequence includes these protein-coding regions:
- the LOC136246635 gene encoding uncharacterized protein, translating into MELSTYLFTARDEADCISWINHINTAIQKPGGSHVSTEHLSRGPPLTQQLSGDGNTPPDLPLSPPPPIGFTGQDVEETEPSELPAAPLLCLTQGQCELATGYVKKKNIF